From Anopheles funestus chromosome 3RL, idAnoFuneDA-416_04, whole genome shotgun sequence, a single genomic window includes:
- the LOC125769402 gene encoding glycine cleavage system H protein, mitochondrial translates to MVLCHIRATVRLGKLVAKAGTQSSALRWSRSFGVSSVALKERLFTDKHEWVSVDGEVGTVGISNFAQEALGDVVFAQLPDPGTKLSQKDECGALESVKAASEIYSPVSGEVTEKNAAVEETPGLVNSSCYENGWLFKLKLTKPDELSKLMSEGQYAEFLKTAAH, encoded by the exons ATGGTGTTATGTCATATTCGTGCAACGGTGCGGTTAGGCAAACTGGTGGCTAAAGCCGGTACGCAAAGTTCCGCCCTTCGGTGGTCTCGTTCGTTTGGCGTGAGCAGTGTGGCCCTGAAAG AGCGACTCTTCACGGACAAACATGAATGGGTATCGGTAGACGGTGAAGTGGGCACGGTTGGCATTTCGAACTTTGCACAG GAGGCACTCGGTGATGTGGTATTCGCACAGCTACCCGATCCCGGAACCAAATTATCGCAGAAGGATGAGTGCGGTGCACTGGAAAGCGTGAAAGCGGCTAGCGAAATTTACTCACCCGTGTCCGGTGAGGTGACAGAGAAAAATGCCGCAGTAGAGGAGACGCCCGGTCTGGTGAACTCGTCCTGTTACGAGAATG GTTGGCTATTTAAGCTGAAGCTCACCAAACCGGACGAACTGTCGAAGCTGATGAGCGAAGGGCAGTATGCggaatttttgaaaactgCTGCCCACTAG